The sequence below is a genomic window from Gemmatimonadaceae bacterium.
TCGCCGAGCGGGAGCTCGGCGGCGCAGCAAGTGCGGTTGGGCGCACGTTGTCCCTCGACGGCCATCCGGTGCCGGTCGTCGGCGTCGCCGATCCGCGCTTCTTCGGCATCGAAGTCGGTCGCAAGGCCGATGTGTTCGTGCCGTTGTGCACCGTCGACCTGCTCGATGGGCCGCACGCCCTCGATGAGCGCTCGCGCTGGTACCTCGAGGTGATGGGCCGAGCGCCCGGCCTAACGCCGGAGATGGTGAGCGCCAGGCTATCCGCAGCCGCGCCGGGCATCTTCCAGGCGACGCTTCCAGCCGATTGGTCGAAGGCGAGTCAAACGCACTATCTGTCCCAGGTGTTCGGCGCACGTCCGGCCGCCGGTGGTCTGTCCGAGCTGCGCAATCAGTACGCACACCCGTTATGGCTGCTCATGGCGGCTGTCGGCGTCGTGTTGATGATTGCCTGCGTGAACATCGCGAACTTGCTGCTGGCGCGCGGCGCAGTGCGGCAACGCGAGATCGCGATCCGTCTGTCGCTCGGTGCAGGGCGCTCGCGCGTCCTCCGCCAGCTGTTGAGCGAGAGCGTGCTGCTCGCGCTGATCGGCGCCGCGTTGGGCGCGGTCTTCGCGCACTGGGCGGACCGCGTGATCGTGGCGTGGATCTCCACGCGGCGCGAACCCGCGCTGCTGGATCTGTCGATCGATTGGCGCGTGCTCGGCTTCACGATCGTGGCTGCGTTAGTCACGGCGGCGTTCTTCGGTCTGCTGCCCGCATGGCGCGCGACGCGCGTCGATCCACAGATCATGATGAAGTCCGGCGGTCGGAGCGTGACCGGCAGTCGCCGCCAGCGCATCAGCCGGCCGCTCGTCGCGGCGCAACTCGCACTCTCGTTGGCGCTGGTCACGGGAGCGGGTCTCCTGCTCGCGACCTTCCGCAATCTCGACGCGGTGGACCCCGGGTTCCGTCGCGATGGCGTCTACATCGTCCAGACCGATTTCGCCCACGTGGCGTCCGATACGGCGCGAGAGCCCGTCATGGAGCGTGAAGTGCTGGAACGACTCGCCGCGATTCCCGGCGTGAAGAGCGTGAGTCAGTCCGCGTTCACGCCGATGAGCGGAGCGGGCTGGAACGATTTCGTGCTGACGCCCGGCTATTCCGCGCACGATAACAAGGACTCGCTCTCCTATTTCAATGAGGTGGGCGGGGGATTCTTCTCGACGATGGGCATGCGGCTTCTGTCGGGCCGCACGTTCCGCGAAGGGGACGGCGACGCTCCGACCACGCCGGCGATCGTCACGCGCACCATGGCGCGTCACTTCTTCGGTGTGGACAACCCAATCGGCCGCACGTTTCGGAGGCCCGTGGCAGACTCGGCGTCGGCGCCGTACGAGATCGTCGGCGTCGTTGGCGACAGCAAGTACAACACACTCGACGAGACGACGCAGCCGATCGTGTATCTTCCGTTAGGCGCCAAAAGCGGCATCCGGGGTTGGACGCAGTGGAATTACGAGCTGCGCAGCGACCTGCCCATGTCGACCATCTTGCCGGCGGCGCGCGACGCCATTGTCGGTGTGAGCCCGACCATCGAGCTCGACGCCACCACGCTCTCGGCGCAGGTCGAGGCAACGCTGGCACGCCCCCGCCTCCTGGCCACGCTGTCCGGCTTCTTTGGCGCCCTCGCGCTCGTGCTCGCTGTGGTTGGCCTCTACGGCACGCTCGCCTATGACGTCGCGCGTCGCCGCAACGAGATCGGGATTCGCATGGCGCTTGGCGCCGCGTGGCGCGACGTCGTGCGCCTCGTGCTTCGCGACGCGGGAGGGATTGTGGCCGCCGGGATCCTCGCGGGAGCAATACTCTCGCTTGGCGGTTCCCATCTCGTGTCGTCGTTGTTGTATGGCGTCGCGCCGCAGGACCTTCGCACGCTCATTGGCGCGGTCCTGGTCCTGGCCTGCACGGCGCTCGTTGCCACGATGCTGCCGGCCTGGCGCGCCGCTCGAACCGACCCGACGGAGGCGCTGCGAGAGGAATGACCGCCCGCAGGCCGGGCGAATGACCCGCCGCTTGTAACGCGGCTTGCGGACGGTCACTTTTCACGGGTTATGCCCGAAGAGCGGCTGATCGTTCGCGGCGCGCGCGAACACAATCTCAAGAACATCGACATCGCGATTCCCCGCGACCGATTGACGGTGATCACCGGTCTCTCGGGCTCGGGGAAGTCGTCGCTGGCGTTCGACACGATTTACGCCGAAGGTCAGCGGCGCTACGTCGAGTCGCTGTCGGCGTACGCGCGACAGTTCTTGGGCCTCATGGAGAAGCCGGACGTCGACGCGATCGAAGGGTTGTCGCCGGCGATCTCGATCGAGCAGAAGTCGGCGGGGCACAATCCCCGGTCGACGGTCGGCACGGTCACCGAGATCTACGATTATCTGCGTCTGCTCTATGCCCGCGCCGGAACCCCGCACTGTCCGAATTGCGGGCGGGCGGTCGAGCGCCAGAGCGCGACGCAGATCGCGGATACGATTCTGACGTGGCCGGCCAACACGCGCATCGAGGTGCTGGCGCCGCTCGTGCGCGGGCGCAAGGGCGAGTTCCGCGATCTGCTCGAATCGGCGCGCAAGCAGGGATTCGTGCGGGCGATGATCGACGGCAAACTCATCGAGCTCGCGAGCCCGCCCAAGCTGGCCAAGACGCAGAACCACAGCATCTCGGTGATCGTCGACCGCCTGGCGGTGCGCGAGGAGGATCGCGGCCGCCTAACGGACTCGCTCGAGACCGCGCTCAAGCTGGCCGACGGGCTCGTCGAAGTGGCCCGCCACGGCGGCGAGGGCTCGCCGGCGTCGCAGATTTTCTCCGAGCGGTACGGGTGCCCCGAATGCGGCATCTCGCTCACCGAGCTCGAGCCGCGACAGTTCTCGTTCAACTCGCCGTTCGGCGCCTGTCCCGAATGCGGTGGGTTAGGCACGCGCCGCGAGGTGACCGAAGAGCTCATCCTCGGCGATCCGCGCATCTCGATCCTCGAGGGCGTCATTCTTCCGTGGGGCGAGCCGACGGGCCATTTGCGCAAGTCGATGCTCCCCGCCCTCGCCAAACAATACAAATTCGATCTCAACGCGCCGTGGGGCGAGCTGCCGCCGAAGGTGCGCGAGGTGATTCTGCACGGCACCGCGGGGCGCAAGACCACGTTCCGTCTCGACACCGAGCGATTCCACGGCGAATACCAGGGCGCGTGGGAAGGCGTGCTCTCGCTCGTGCAGCGCCGCTATCGCGAAACGACGTCGGATGCCGTGCGCGTGGAGCTCGAAGAGTTCATGGTCGAAGCCCCGTGCACTGCGTGCGGCGGCCGTCGCCTCAAACCCGAGTCGCTCGCGGTCACCGTGGGCGGCAAGAACATCGGCGAGCTGGTCGAACTGTCGGTCACCGCGGCGCTGCGGTTCTTCGAGTCGCAACCGCTCCGGTCTAACGGAAAGCCGGGGCTCGATGCCTCCATCGCCGGACCGATCCTCAAGGAAGTGAAGGAGCGGCTGCGGTTCCTTGCCGACGTCGGGCTCGACTATCTCACGCTCAGTCGGTCCGCCGAATCGTTGTCGGGCGGCGAGGCCCAACGCATTCGGTTGGCAACGCAGATCGGGTCGCGGTTGGTCGGCGTGCTCTACATCCTGGACGAGCCGTCGATCGGTCTGCACCAGCGCGACAACGCGCGGCTCCTCGCGACGCTGCGCCAGCTGCGCGACCTCGGCAACACGGTGATCGTGGTCGAGCACGACGAAGAAACGATGCGCGAGGCCGATCACCTGATCGACCTGGGTCCCGGCGCCGGCCGCCACGGCGGCGAGGTCGTCGCGCAAGGCACGGTGGACGAAGTCGCGCACAATCCCGCGTCGCTCACCGGCCGCTACCTGAGCGGCGAGCTGCGCATCGACGTGCCCGCACCCGACGAGCGCCGTGCGCCCCAGCGTGGTCGAGCGCTGCGCGTCGAGGGCGCGCGCGCACACAACCTGGCCAACCTGACCGTCGACTTCCCGTTAGGCCTGTTCGTCGCCGTCACCGGCGTGTCGGGGTCCGGCAAGTCCACGCTCGTCGAAGACATCGTCCACCGGTCGCTCGCGCGCCACTTCTATCGCGCGCGGCTCATCCCCGGCGAGCACGACCGCATCCTGGGACTCGAGCACATCGACAAGGTCATCGACATCGACCAGAGTCCCATCGGCCGCACGCCGCGAAGCAATCCGGCAACCTACACCGGCCTGTTCACACCGATCCGCGAGCTGTTCGCCGAGCTGCCCGACGCCAAGATCCGCGGCTACGGACCGGGACGGTTCTCGTTCAACGTGAAAGGCGGGCGCTGCGAGGCGTGTGAGGGCGACGGCCTGGTGAAAATCGAGATGCACTTCCTTCCGGACGTCTACGTCCCGTGCGAGGTGTGCAAGGGCAAGCGCTACAATCGGGAGACGCTCGAGGTCCGCTTCCGCGGCGCGTCCATCGCCGACGTGCTCGACATGACGGTCGAAGACGCGGCCACGTTTTTCGCCAACCAGCCGCGCGTTAGGCAGAAGCTCGAAACGCTCGTCGACGTCGGCCTCGGGTACGTGCATCTGGGGCAGAGCGCCACCACCCTCTCGGGCGGCGAGGCCCAGCGCGTCAAGCTGGCCACCGAGCTCTCCAAGCGCGACACGGGCCGCACATTCTATATCCTCGATGAGCCCACCACCGGACTCCACTTCGAGGACGTCCGTCTTCTGCTGCGCGTGCTGCATCGCCTGGTCGACAAGGGCAACACGGTCCTCGTGATCGAACACAACCTCGACGTGATCAAGACCGCCGACTGGATCATCGACCTCGGTCCGGAAGGCGGCGCCAACGGAGGACGGATCATCGCCACGGGGACGCCGGAGGCCGTCGCGAAAACGCCGGGCTCGTCGACCGGCGATTTCCTTCGCAGAGTCCTGGCGCAGCCGGCGAAACCTCTGGCCGCGCGCACGCGGGCTCGTCGCGTGGAGGCGGAGACGGCGCATCAATGATCGTCGCGCGCTCCGTTCCCGATTCCGGATTCCGGAGCCGAGCGCCGATGAGCGCTGCCATCGCGTAATGGTTTCGATCCTGGACATCA
It includes:
- a CDS encoding ABC transporter permease, which codes for MSWFQRFTNTVRGRALSRDLDREMAFHIAERADDLASRGMTADDASLEARRRFGNRTVHTERARDRDVVLWLESLLADTRYAARALVANPGFTTVAVISLALGLGANTAIFTLANTVVLRSLPVRDPQQLVLLDIRDTKHAAEKGDPYFTNPIWEEIRDHTHVLSGSFAYANRTFDLANGGIVRHATGAVVSGAFFNVLGVQAVAGRLFGPSEDVRGCAGVAVVSGGFAERELGGAASAVGRTLSLDGHPVPVVGVADPRFFGIEVGRKADVFVPLCTVDLLDGPHALDERSRWYLEVMGRAPGLTPEMVSARLSAAAPGIFQATLPADWSKASQTHYLSQVFGARPAAGGLSELRNQYAHPLWLLMAAVGVVLMIACVNIANLLLARGAVRQREIAIRLSLGAGRSRVLRQLLSESVLLALIGAALGAVFAHWADRVIVAWISTRREPALLDLSIDWRVLGFTIVAALVTAAFFGLLPAWRATRVDPQIMMKSGGRSVTGSRRQRISRPLVAAQLALSLALVTGAGLLLATFRNLDAVDPGFRRDGVYIVQTDFAHVASDTAREPVMEREVLERLAAIPGVKSVSQSAFTPMSGAGWNDFVLTPGYSAHDNKDSLSYFNEVGGGFFSTMGMRLLSGRTFREGDGDAPTTPAIVTRTMARHFFGVDNPIGRTFRRPVADSASAPYEIVGVVGDSKYNTLDETTQPIVYLPLGAKSGIRGWTQWNYELRSDLPMSTILPAARDAIVGVSPTIELDATTLSAQVEATLARPRLLATLSGFFGALALVLAVVGLYGTLAYDVARRRNEIGIRMALGAAWRDVVRLVLRDAGGIVAAGILAGAILSLGGSHLVSSLLYGVAPQDLRTLIGAVLVLACTALVATMLPAWRAARTDPTEALREE
- the uvrA gene encoding excinuclease ABC subunit UvrA: MPEERLIVRGAREHNLKNIDIAIPRDRLTVITGLSGSGKSSLAFDTIYAEGQRRYVESLSAYARQFLGLMEKPDVDAIEGLSPAISIEQKSAGHNPRSTVGTVTEIYDYLRLLYARAGTPHCPNCGRAVERQSATQIADTILTWPANTRIEVLAPLVRGRKGEFRDLLESARKQGFVRAMIDGKLIELASPPKLAKTQNHSISVIVDRLAVREEDRGRLTDSLETALKLADGLVEVARHGGEGSPASQIFSERYGCPECGISLTELEPRQFSFNSPFGACPECGGLGTRREVTEELILGDPRISILEGVILPWGEPTGHLRKSMLPALAKQYKFDLNAPWGELPPKVREVILHGTAGRKTTFRLDTERFHGEYQGAWEGVLSLVQRRYRETTSDAVRVELEEFMVEAPCTACGGRRLKPESLAVTVGGKNIGELVELSVTAALRFFESQPLRSNGKPGLDASIAGPILKEVKERLRFLADVGLDYLTLSRSAESLSGGEAQRIRLATQIGSRLVGVLYILDEPSIGLHQRDNARLLATLRQLRDLGNTVIVVEHDEETMREADHLIDLGPGAGRHGGEVVAQGTVDEVAHNPASLTGRYLSGELRIDVPAPDERRAPQRGRALRVEGARAHNLANLTVDFPLGLFVAVTGVSGSGKSTLVEDIVHRSLARHFYRARLIPGEHDRILGLEHIDKVIDIDQSPIGRTPRSNPATYTGLFTPIRELFAELPDAKIRGYGPGRFSFNVKGGRCEACEGDGLVKIEMHFLPDVYVPCEVCKGKRYNRETLEVRFRGASIADVLDMTVEDAATFFANQPRVRQKLETLVDVGLGYVHLGQSATTLSGGEAQRVKLATELSKRDTGRTFYILDEPTTGLHFEDVRLLLRVLHRLVDKGNTVLVIEHNLDVIKTADWIIDLGPEGGANGGRIIATGTPEAVAKTPGSSTGDFLRRVLAQPAKPLAARTRARRVEAETAHQ